The genomic region CGGGCTTGTCCATGCGGCCCAGAAACTGGCGGGCGTAGCTGCTCAGGCTCTCCACGTACATGCGCTGTCCCTCGGCATACAGGGTGTCAAACGCCAACGACGACTTGCCCGAGCCCGACAAACCCGTGACGACGATAAACTTATTGCGCGGCAGCGCCACGCTGAGATTTTTGAGGTTATGCACCCGCGCATTCTTAATCAGAATAAAGTCGCGTGGGTCGAGTTGGTCAATAGGGTCCGCCGCGGGGGCGGCTACTTGCAAGGAGTCTTGGGCCATAGAGCGGTAAACAGCCAGTACCGGGGGTTTGGTTTCCGGTGGAGTAGGGAGTTTACGAAGGTACGGACAGGCCGCCTTAGATGCTTCGCGCAACGGCTCGCGGGCTACTCTTTTGTCGAAGTGCGTTGTTGGTTAAAAATGATTTAGCGAAGTTGCAACCGCGCAAATCAAAGATTAGCAATAGTGCAAAATATAAATTCGTATAAAGACAAAGCAAGATCACATATTATCATCAACGATAATTAGAAGCACGCATATAAATATTTTTTCATTATACGATCATTTAGCTCAGCAGCACTAGTTGAATACTACAGTAAAATCCGAATAATGAAAAATTATACGCTCGGTAAAAAACCACATTATAAAATACTAGATGGCCTTCGAGGCGTAGCAGCTATTATCGTTGTGTTCTTTCACCTCGCCGAACCACTTGCTACTGGCCACCTCGATAATATTGTAAATCACGGGTATCTGGCAGTTGATTTTTTCTTTCTTCTATCTGGCTTTGTACTTGGCTACGCCTACGATGACCGATGGACTACCTTAACCTTTGGCGGTTTTCTTCGCCGCCGAGTAGAACGGCTGCAGCCACTTGTCATTTTAGGCATGACGCTGGGTGCCCTTACTTTTTACTTTACCGATTCAACTATATGGCCGCACATCCATACCGTTCCGGTATGGAAACTACTCGTAGTTATGTTGATAGGCTATACCCTACTACCCCTTCCGCTTTCGATGGATATACGCGGCTGGGAAGAAATGCACCCGCTCAATAGTGTTGGCTGGTCGTTGTTTTTCGAATACGTAGCCAATATTCTTTACGCGCTAGGGCTAAGAAAATTATCGAATAAGGCCTTGGCTTGCTTTGTAGCAGTAGCCGGAGCAGCGCTTGTACACTTAGCTGTTACAAGTCCAAACGGTGACGTTGCCGGTGGCTGGACGCTCAATGTCGAACACATGCGTATCGGGCTGACACGGGTACTATTTCCGTTTTTCGCGGGGTTACTTTTATCACGAGTAGCACGGTTCATTCCTATCACAAATGCTTTTTTCTGGTGTAGCTTATTGGTTGCAGCTATTTTGTTTATGCCGAGAATAGGTGGTGCAGAACACCTTTGGCTGAATGGTTTATATGAATCTTTTTGCATTATTATTCTCTTTCCGCTGGTCATTTATATGGGCGCCAGTGGCGTGGTTCATAACCAGCTAGAAAATAAAATTTGCAAGTTCCTTGGTGATCTTTCCTACCCTTTATATATGACGCATTATGTGCTTGTATATTTTTATGTAGCCTGGGTGAGTAATCATAAAGGAATTACATTGCAACAAGCCTGGCCCTATGCTTTGCTCACGTTTTTGGGAGCCGTTGTACTGGCTTATGCAAGCTTGAAATTATACGATGAGCCAATTAGAAACTGGTTACGAAGAAAATGGAGGCCGAGAGAATACCCACTAAGCGCCGCGAGTTCAGCACAGCCCACCCACTAGCGTAGATACCAGCTACGCCGCGCTAAACTCGCGCTACGGAAGATTCGTTGTTGACTGAAACGCTGCCATGAACTCTTCCAACAACCCCTTCCCACCCAACACCTTCCGCCGCCAGGACGAAACGCCGGACGCCAATTTCTACCACTTCCCGCGCTTCGTGACGCATATTGATGAGGGCGCCATTGCGGCCGTCACGCAGCTGTACCGCGAGTATCTGCCGGCCGGCGGCGCGGTGCTGGATTTGATGAGCAGCTGGATCAGCCACTTGCCTGAGGAGGTAGCGTATGGGCGCGTGGTAGGACTGGGCATGAACGAGCAGGAGTTGCGCGCCAACCCGCGCCTGAGCAGCTACGTGGTGCAGGACCTTAACCACGCCCCTACCCTCCCCTTCGTCGACAACGAGTTCGACGGTGCCAGCATCTGCGTGTCTATCGACTACCTCACGCAGCCCGTGGCAGTGCTGCGCGAACTGGCCCGCGTGCTACGCCGCGAAGCGCCGCTGGTTATTACGTTTTCCAACCGCTGCTTCCCCAGCAAATCCATTGCCGCCTGGCACGCCCTCGACGACCGTGGCCACCTGCAGCTGGTAGCGCAGTACCTCCAAGCCTCAGGCGGTTGGCACCAAGTAGAGCTGCTCGACCGCAGCCCCAATGGCTACCAGTCTGATCCGCTTTTTGCGGTGGTAGGGCGCGTGGCCCTTTGATCTGTCGTTTTGAGCGAGCCGAGAAATCTGGGTGAACTTATTTGCTCTCAGATTTCTCGCTCCGCTCGGAATGCCATCGAAGCTCTTTAAGAAGTAGATCAGAACGTCCTGCTGAGCTGGTCGAAGCATCTCGCGTGCTGACGACAGATAGTATCTACCATCAACACGCGAGATGTTTCGACCAGCTTAGCAGGACGTTCAGTCTCCTGACTTCCTATAATAGCCTCATCTTCCAGTCCATCTTGCTTCCAGCTTTTTAGTGCCAAAAAGTGTACTTCTAAGCCGGCCCTGTTTGCGGGGTTTGGCAGGGTATTTACTAGAATACGCTTGCTGGGAATCAGGCCCAATGGCACGCTAAGCAGCAACAACCGCCTACGCACACATCAGGCTGCAGCGCACCAAAACGCAACTTTTTGGTCTTTGTGGGCGCTATTTTGGGAGGTATCACTGTTATAGAGAAGGTACTGAGGAGTAACACGACGGCTCTTAGGTAGGCTTTCCTTCTTACCTTTTTCCTTTTTGAACACCCTGCGGGGCTCTTACTTACTGTATGCGTTTTTCTTCTTTTGGTAGTCTACTGGTTGCCTTACTCGGCGCCTATTCGGCTTTTGGGCAGCGGCCCACGTCCAATCTTTCTGGCCAATGGAACGGCAATCTGCGCATCCCTACCGGGGCCACGCTGCAGTTGCAAATGAACGTGCAGGACCAGGGTGGCCGCCGCACGGCTACCCTCGATATTCCTACCCAGAACGCGCAGAACATTGCCGTAGACCGGGTAGAAACCAAAGGCGACAGCCTGCTCCTCACGGTGTCGGCCATCCGGGCGCGCTTTGCCGGGCAGGTAGCACCCGATGGGCGCCTGCTACGCGGTTTCTGGCGCCAGAACAACGCCAAGCTGCCCCTCACGTTTCAGCGTACTTCTACTGCTGCGGCTCCAACTGCTGCTGGCCCCTCCGCTAAGCGTGGAGGCAAAGCGGGTAGGCCACAGGAGCCGCAGGCACCGTTTTCGTATCAGGCCGAGGAAGTGCGCTTCACGAACAAAAGCGCTGGCGTTACATTGGCCGGCACGCTTACCCTGCCGCCCGGCAAAGGACCGTTTCCGGCGGCCGTGCTACTCACCGGCTCCGGCCCTCAAGACCGCGACGAAGCCGTGTTCGGCCACAAGCCTTTCCTCGTGCTGGCTGACTACCTTACCCAGCAAGGCATTGCCGTACTGCGCTTCGATGACCGGGGGGTAGGCAAATCGACCGGCAACGCCACCACCACTACCCTCACCGATTACACCCAGGATGCGGAGGCAGCCATGGCCTTTCTGCGCAGCCGGCCCGATATCAACGCCAAAAAAGTAGGCCTGGTTGGGCACAGCGAGGGCGGCACTGCCGGCGTGCGGGCGGCCAGCCAAGCCCAGCCACCAGCCTTTTTGGTGCTGTTGGGTATGGCCGGCGTACCGGGCAGCGAGGCAGTGGTACAGCAGGCTTTGGCCAATGCTCGCCTAAAAACCAAAGACCCCAAAATCCTAGCTGGCGTAGAGCAGCGCCAGCGTGCCCTCATTGCTATCAGTCAGCGCGTGGCCGATGCCCAGCAAGCACAGCAACAAATGATAGCCGTACTGATGCCTGATATTTCTCTACCCGCGGAGCAAATGAACCAGCTCCGCGCCGCCGCTGCCGGCCAAGCAGCCGCCATGACGACCCCCGCGTTCCGGGCCCTGCTGAGCGATAATCCTGCCCAGACGCTGCGCACCGTGAAATGCCCGGTGCTGGCCCTAGGCGGCGCCAAGGACATGCAGGTAATTTCCAGTACCAACCTCCCTGCTATTGAAAAAAGCCTCAAGAGCAGTGGCAACCGCGACGTAACCACGCGGGAACTGCCTGGCCTCAATCACATGTTCCAGACCGCCCCCACCGGTGCTATTTCCGAATACAGCCAGATTGAGGAAACCTTCTCGCCAACGGCTATGCAGGCCATTAGCACCTGGATTCTGTCCCGTACAAAGTAAGTACAGGAATAGCGAAAAGCCCTCGCGCCAGAACAGGTGCGGGGGCTTTGCATTTATATGTGATTTTAATTTCCTGGTAGAGGTAGGCAAAACGGACGTCCAATCAACAGATCACTACTTTTTTAGGTAGGGTTTCAGTTGCTTGGTCCAGATGGCGTAGCCAGCGGGCGTCATGTGCAGACTATCAGCTAGGTATAGCTCTGGGCGTGGGCGGCCGTTTTTGCCGAGCATGGCAGGGCCGAAATCCACGAAGCGCAGGTGCTGCGGGTGGCGGTCGATGTAAGCTTTGATTTTGGCGTTGGCCTGCTGCATCTGCGGGTAGAGATTCCAGCGCGACGGGCTCGGCTTGATGGCCAGATACACCAGCTCCACACCGGGCAGGTCGCGGCGCATGCGGCTCTCAAAGGCCAGAAAGGCCTGGTATACTTCGTCTACTGTATTGCCCGCGTTGATGTCATTGTCGCCTTCATACAGTACCACCTGCTTGGGCTTGTACTGTAGCACGAGCTGATTGAAGTAGTGTACTGCATCTGGGAAGCGCGACCCACCGAAGCCCCGGTTGAGCACTGGGTAGTCAGCAAAATCACGCTTCAGCGTTTCCCATTTGCGTACCGACGAGCTACCAGTGAAGACGATGGGTGCCGCAGGCGGCTTTTGCAGACTATCCTGCCGGGCAAAGTCCTTGATTTCGCCTACCCACTGCCCAAAGTTGAGCGGTGCAGCCCGGCGCGGTGTCTGCGCCCACGCCACAACAGGCAAGCATACGACAAGTAGTAACAACAAACAACGGGAGCGGGTGGAAAGCATACAGTACAGCAAACAGAGGGATGAAAAATGAATACAAGGGCCAACATACGCAGATACGCGCATACATGGTGAAGCTGTTTAAGAAGTCGGAAGACTGAACCGACATACCAGATGTATAGAAACGCATCGTGTCGTCAGCGCCACCTATGGTTCAGCGCCGAGACGCCGAGAGATATGCTATTGACACGGTTTGGCGAACTGCTAGTGAGATGCTGTTCACCTCTGTACCTACATCGAGTAAATAGCTTCTCTGGTAGCTTCTGTCCGTTGCCTGGTCGGAATAGACCAAGTGCGCGCCTATATAGGTGGCACGTTGGCAAGATTCTAGCATTTA from Hymenobacter aerilatus harbors:
- a CDS encoding acyltransferase family protein, producing MKNYTLGKKPHYKILDGLRGVAAIIVVFFHLAEPLATGHLDNIVNHGYLAVDFFFLLSGFVLGYAYDDRWTTLTFGGFLRRRVERLQPLVILGMTLGALTFYFTDSTIWPHIHTVPVWKLLVVMLIGYTLLPLPLSMDIRGWEEMHPLNSVGWSLFFEYVANILYALGLRKLSNKALACFVAVAGAALVHLAVTSPNGDVAGGWTLNVEHMRIGLTRVLFPFFAGLLLSRVARFIPITNAFFWCSLLVAAILFMPRIGGAEHLWLNGLYESFCIIILFPLVIYMGASGVVHNQLENKICKFLGDLSYPLYMTHYVLVYFYVAWVSNHKGITLQQAWPYALLTFLGAVVLAYASLKLYDEPIRNWLRRKWRPREYPLSAASSAQPTH
- a CDS encoding class I SAM-dependent methyltransferase — protein: MNSSNNPFPPNTFRRQDETPDANFYHFPRFVTHIDEGAIAAVTQLYREYLPAGGAVLDLMSSWISHLPEEVAYGRVVGLGMNEQELRANPRLSSYVVQDLNHAPTLPFVDNEFDGASICVSIDYLTQPVAVLRELARVLRREAPLVITFSNRCFPSKSIAAWHALDDRGHLQLVAQYLQASGGWHQVELLDRSPNGYQSDPLFAVVGRVAL
- a CDS encoding alpha/beta hydrolase is translated as MRFSSFGSLLVALLGAYSAFGQRPTSNLSGQWNGNLRIPTGATLQLQMNVQDQGGRRTATLDIPTQNAQNIAVDRVETKGDSLLLTVSAIRARFAGQVAPDGRLLRGFWRQNNAKLPLTFQRTSTAAAPTAAGPSAKRGGKAGRPQEPQAPFSYQAEEVRFTNKSAGVTLAGTLTLPPGKGPFPAAVLLTGSGPQDRDEAVFGHKPFLVLADYLTQQGIAVLRFDDRGVGKSTGNATTTTLTDYTQDAEAAMAFLRSRPDINAKKVGLVGHSEGGTAGVRAASQAQPPAFLVLLGMAGVPGSEAVVQQALANARLKTKDPKILAGVEQRQRALIAISQRVADAQQAQQQMIAVLMPDISLPAEQMNQLRAAAAGQAAAMTTPAFRALLSDNPAQTLRTVKCPVLALGGAKDMQVISSTNLPAIEKSLKSSGNRDVTTRELPGLNHMFQTAPTGAISEYSQIEETFSPTAMQAISTWILSRTK
- a CDS encoding SGNH/GDSL hydrolase family protein; translated protein: MLSTRSRCLLLLLVVCLPVVAWAQTPRRAAPLNFGQWVGEIKDFARQDSLQKPPAAPIVFTGSSSVRKWETLKRDFADYPVLNRGFGGSRFPDAVHYFNQLVLQYKPKQVVLYEGDNDINAGNTVDEVYQAFLAFESRMRRDLPGVELVYLAIKPSPSRWNLYPQMQQANAKIKAYIDRHPQHLRFVDFGPAMLGKNGRPRPELYLADSLHMTPAGYAIWTKQLKPYLKK